A window of Leptolyngbyaceae cyanobacterium genomic DNA:
GCCAACACTGCGGACAAAACTTCAGCGACTGACTCGCCATCACGGGCAACCCCTTAGCAGCCCCCTGCAAATATTCTACCGGAATCCCCAACGCCAACGCCAAAGAATGCAAACTCTTCTGATTCAACCGCTTAGTCACCCCACGTTCCACCTTACCCAAACTCTGGGGATGGATACCAGCCCTCTTCGCCACCTCATCCTGGCTTAATCGCCTCACCTCCCGCATCCGCCGCACGTAATCCCCCAATTTCTCATCCGTCCCCGGCAAATCCTCACTAAAAGTATTACTCATTTGCTAGTATTTACGCTGTCTTTGTTCCTTGATATCATACTACTAATTAATCACTATTAACCCAACCAAACTTCATGCTATCTCCACCACTAGCCACCGTAGCAACCGAATTCCTCAGCCGTCCAGAACTATCACCCAAAGA
This region includes:
- a CDS encoding zinc ribbon domain-containing protein, whose product is MSNTFSEDLPGTDEKLGDYVRRMREVRRLSQDEVAKRAGIHPQSLGKVERGVTKRLNQKSLHSLALALGIPVEYLQGAAKGLPVMASQSLKFCPQCWQPGTTPDPMWTDVRSKFCFACGTPLRDRCSGCNEPIESLRFRFCPFCGTSYQG